One Palaemon carinicauda isolate YSFRI2023 chromosome 4, ASM3689809v2, whole genome shotgun sequence DNA segment encodes these proteins:
- the LOC137638997 gene encoding uncharacterized protein encodes MSGSRTVDYRALIQSIREEVQELKVEEVMADFEKTVWSAFRKELPDITMKGCCFHYTQAIWRKAQAVGMQKLYKDDRATRSFVQKLMALPLLPAEHIVPIFEHLLENSTTTAPMKELASYVKKNWIESSVWPPKTW; translated from the exons ATGTCAGGCAGCAGGACAGTAGACTACAGGGCTCTTATTCAATCTATACGTGAAGAAGTCCAAGAACTCAAAGTTGAAGAGGTCATGGCTGATTTTGAAAAGACTGTCTGGTCTGCTTTCCGCAAAG AGCTGCCTGACATTACCATGAAAGGCTGCTGTTTCCATTACACCCAAGCTATATGGAGAAAGGCACAGGCAGTAGGAATGCAAAAGCTATATAAGGATGATAGGGCCACTCGAAGTTTCGTCCAAAAACTTATGGCACTGCCACTGTTACCGGCTGAACACATTGT ACCAATTTTCGAGCACCTGCTAGAAAATTCGACAACAACAGCACCCATGAAGGAATTGGCTTCATATGTAAAGAAAAACTGGATAGAGAGCTCTGTTTGGCCCCCCAAGACttggtaa